A segment of the Armatimonadota bacterium genome:
AGCCTGCGAGCTGCGCGAGTCTGATGCAATACGATGCTGAGCGCATTCTCTTCCTTACAGATCGTAAACATTTCCTGCTCGGGCGATATCTAACTGATGAGTGGCTCAGGGATTGCGATCCGGGCCAAGTGGGTTAGCGTCCGATTGGTCTGATCTGTCCGACTCGTCCGACGAATGGAGAACAACATGGGCTTCCCCACAATCCAGCAGCTTTTCGACCTCACCGGCAGGGTGGGGTTCATAACCGGCGGCGCGCGCAACCTCGGCTTCGACATGGCGCTCGCGCTCGCGGAGGCGGGCGCGGATGTCTGCATCACATCGCGCAAGATCGAGGACGCCTTGGAGTCGGCAGAGAGAATCGGCCGGGCGACCGAACGTCGGGTGCTCCCGGTGCAACTCGACGTGAAGTCGGAACCGGAGATCGAGGCTGCGGTCGCTGCCTGCCTCGCCGAGTTCGGGCGTATTGACGTTCTGATCAATAACGCGGGGAACGTCATCAGCACCCCCGAGAACGCCCCTCTAGAGAAGCGTTCCCGCGAGAACTGGCAGCACACTATCGACGTCAATCTGACCGGCGTGTTTCTCTGCACGAAGCACGTTGTCGGCAAGTATATGATGGAGGCGCGGACTGGCTCGATCATCAACATCGGCTCGATCGCCGGGATGATCGGTAAGGACCGCCGCGTCTACGATGGGACGCCGATGGGCGGCGTCACCATGGACTACTCGGCGGCCAAGGGCGGAGTGATCAATCTCACGCGCGACATGGCGTGCTACCTTGCGCCGTACAACATCCGCGTGAACTGCATCAGTCCCGGCGGCTTCTGGCGCAACCAGCCGGAGGCCTTCGTGAAGGCGTTCAGCGAGACGATCCCGATGCGGCGGATGGGAGAGGACGGCAAAGAGCTGAAGGGAGCGGCCGTCTTCTTCGCCTCGGATGCGTCGAGCTACTGCACTGGCCAGAATCTTGCGATAGACGGCGGGTTGACCGCCTGGTAAGACGATCGCATATATCCCATCGGTCCCATGTGTCCCACCGGACCTGGGGAGTGTAAGGAGAAACACACGAATGACGAAGACAACGCGCAGAGAGTTCCTGAAGCAGGCCGCGATCGGCGGCACGCTCATCGCCGGCTTGCCGGGCTTGGCCGAAGCCGCGGAGAGCATTGCGACGCCCAGGACCAGAGTGGTCATCGCGAAGAGCACTGCGATGCTAGATGGTGACGCCGTCAACCAGAAGGAGATCGAGCGGGTGCTCGCTCAGGCGATGGCCAAACTGACCTCGAAGAGCGCCACCGCCGCCTGGAAGTCACTCTTCAAGCCCGACGACGTCGTCGGAATCAAGATCAACGGACTCTTCGGCCCCTCCGTATCGACGAGGCCTGAGTTCGTCAATGCCGTCATCGCGGGGCTTGGATCGGCGGGTGTCAAGCCGGACAACATCATCGTCTGGGACCGCGCTACCCGGGATTTGGAGAAGTGCGGGTTCAAGCCCAACAAGACCGGTCCGGGGGTCATCTACTTCTCGGACGACGGTGACTGGGGCAAAGACGTGCAGAACGGGTCCTTCCACGGCCAGGTTTCCAAGGTGTTTGACCGGATCACCGCCCTCATCAACATGCCGCTGGCCAAGCATCACGGTGGCCCCGGGCTCTCTTGCGCCCTGAAGAACCATTACGGTTCGTTCCACAACCCGGGCCAGCACCACGGCAACGGCTGCGACCCATACCTCGCGGATCTCAATGCTATCCCGCAGATCAAGGACAAGACGCGGCTCATCGTCGCCGATCTGCTGAGACCGCAGGCTGACGGAGGTCCGCAGAGGCGTCCCGAGGCGCAGTGGGACTATCACTCGCTCATGGTGGGCACCGACCCCGTGGCCGCCGACCTGCAGGCGTACCAGATCATCGAGGCGCGTCGCAAGGAAGTCGGAATGCAATCCGTCGCGCAGAAGGTCGAGAAGACGCTCGCTTCCGCTGCGGCACGGGGCGTCGGTACGAACGATCCGTCGAAGATTGAGGTCATACGGATATAGCATCCGAACGCAGAACGCCATAGCCTAGCCCCTCGTGGGCGTCGAGTTCTTGCATGTGCGAGGCGGACGAGTCCCCAGGCTGCGGGTGCGATTCGAGATACGGAACATGAGCAAGTCGAACTGGCAGAACCTGAGCGCGCTGGTGATCGGCTTCGGATCGATCGGGCGGCGGCACGCGCGGATACTCGGCGAGATCGGGCTCAGTGACATCCGTGTGTGCGATCTCTCGCCCGAACTGCTTGCGCAGGCACGGGACGAGTTCGGCGTCCGGCGGACGTTCACGTCGCTGGAAGTTGGACTCGCCTCGAGGCCGGACACGGTGTTCATCTGCTCGCCGACCGCCCTCCATGTCGAGCAGGCAGTCCAATCCATGCGGGCCGGGGCGCACGTCTTCGCCGAGAAGCCGCTTTCGACCTCGACGGATGGGGTCGCCCAGATGGAATCCCTCGCGCGAGACCTTGGCAGGACGGTCATGGTCGGCCACTGCTTCCGATTCCACGAGGGGCTTCGCCGGGCAAAGGGGTGGCTCGATGAGGGACGCATCGGCCGGCTGATCTCGGTACGGGCCTCCGTGGGCGAGTACATCCCCGACGTGATGCCCAACTACCGCAGTATGTACATCTCCAAGTACAATGGGGCCTACGAGTTGATGCACGACATAGATCTCGCGGTCTGGTACGCCGCCCAGAGGCCGTTCGGCGTCTTCGGGATCGATGGTAGGTTCAGCGACGTCGGGATGGAGTCGCCGGACCTCGTTGAGATGCTCATCCGATTCGAGAACCGATGTGTTGCCAACGTGCATCTCGACTTCTTCCAGCGCGTCCGGCGCCGGCAGATCGAGCTGCTGGGCGCGGAGGGAACGATCATCGTCGAGTTCGCCAGTTGGGACCGATGCCGGCTATCGGTCTATGAGTCGCGCACCGGTGAGTGGCGTCACGAGGAGATGCCGACGGACCGCGACGATATGTTCCGCGCCGAGGACCTGGCGTTCCTCGAGTCTGTCGCCGATGGTTTGCCGGTCCCCGTCACGATCGCGGATGGTCTCCTGGCGGTTCAGGTCATGAATGCCGCGCAGGAGTCGGCGAGGACCGGCATGGCGGTCGGGCTTGATTCCGTCCCGGACGGCTGAAACCACGGCAACAAGTGCACAAAGTCCACCTCCGTGGACTCGAGCCCCTAGTGTCCGCAGGGACACTTCGTGCCTTTGTTGCCGTGACTTCAGTCGCTTGGAAGACTGGCCGAAGTGAACAATGCGGATAGACTTCCCATACTACCAGGGTATCCCGCCGCTCGAGGTGCCGTACAGGAATCTGATCGGCATCTACGAGCCTCCATGCGTCGAAGCGACCGCACCGGAGACGGCGCTGATTCACCGCGCATTCGACAATCCGATCGGTCGTCCGCCGATTCGTCGCGCAGCCTCGGATGCCCGCAATGCGCTCGTCATCACCGACGACTACACGCGCAACACGCCTGTCCGGCCCATCCTGGATCGTCTCATGGCCGAACTGGAGGCCGCCGGAGTGCCCGCTGACAGGACGACTATCCTGGTGGCTCTCGGCACTCACCGCACGATGACCGACTCAGAGATGGAGACCAGGTTCGGCGAGGAGATCGTTCGGCGGTACCGGATCGTGAATCACGAGTGGCGGAACGAAGATCAACTCGTCGCTCTCGGCGCCACGGAGACCGGCATCCCGATCAGGGTGAACCGCCTGGTCGAGGACGTCGACTTCATCTTCGGGATCGGGCAGATCGTGCCGCATCGGGTCGCGGGGTTCAGCGGCGGCGGGAAAATCATCCAGCCGGGGATATGCGGTGCGGAGACGACGGCCGAGACCCACTGGCGGAGCGCGCTCTATCCCGGTGGTGAAATCCTCGGGGTCGCGGACAATCCCATCCGACAGGGTATTGAACAGGTGGCCGCTCACGTGGGCCTCTCTGCGATTGCCAACGCGGTCTGTGACGCCGACGGGCGGCTCATAGACCTCTTCGTCGGCGATCCCGTGGCGGCTCACCGAGCGGGGGCGCGCCTGTCGAGCCGGATCTACGGCTTCGAGCTCCCCGAGCCGGCCGATGTCCTGCTGATAGACTCGTATCCGATGGATATCGAGCTTTGGCAGGCGGCGAAGGCCCTATACGCGGGTGAGCTGGCGTTGAAGAAGGACGGTGTCGCGATCCTCGTCAGCCCGTGCCCCGAGGGAGTCTCCCGGACCCACGGCCTGATATTGAGCGAGGGATACCGTCCGTCTCAGGAGACGATCTCGCTCGTCGAGAGTGGCCGAATCCCGGACAAGATCGTGGCGTCGCACCTCGTTAGGGTGGGGCGCGTGATCCGAGATAACGGAAGCGCCGGCATCCTCGTCTCGCCGGGGATTTCCGCAGAGCACAAGGAGCGCCTCGGATTCCTTCACGCCTCTACGCCCCACGAGGCCCTTGGCCTCGCTCTCGACATCAAGGGGCGCGATGCGTCGGTGATGGTGATCCGCCGCGGTGGAACGTCACTCCCTCTTTTGCCGGATAAGCCGTAGTCATAATCCGAGCCTATTACCCTCGGAGCTTCGTCCCGTCGGGCAGAGACGCTTCCACTCCCGAATCTGCCTGCACCGTCCACTTGCCCTTGGAGTCCCGTCCGATCCACGTCACTGCGGGGACGGTGATCTTCTCCCCAGGGCCGATCTCATAGATGTAGGCCGTGATGCGCCCGTCGCCGTCCGCGTCAGTGAACTCGGCCTTGAGGTCCGACATGCCGGAGAGGCGTACGACTCCCTTCTCGACGGCGACCACCCTGCGCCAGACGGTGTGATCTTCGTTCGCCAGCCACGCATGCTCGTAGAGTCCGCCGGACGCGAAGTAAAGTATGTTGCTTGTGGTGACGAACTTCCCGTCGTCATCAATGCCGGTTATCTCGAGCTTGCCGGTCCGCGTGGTGTCATCGCCGAGCGAGAGGGTCAACCCGCCCTTCTTCTCACGCGCGCCGTCAATGCGGAAGTTGCAGGCGGTCGGTCCCGGACGGAAGATCGCCGTCTTCTCGGCGAGACCGGATGCGTTACCGCCGGAGACCGTGATCTCATTCCGACCCAGGTCGAGTGACTCCACCGTGCCGACGAATCCCGCCTCCGCCTCGACTGAGAGCATTCCGTGCATGATCCTTGTGCCGTCCCCGAGGAAGACGGACTTGACCGAGCCGTCCGCATCGAGGCGGATGACCGCGCATCTCCCGACGATGCCGATGCCGGCGGCCTCGACCTCGCTCGACGTGCTGCCGCCGGCCCAGACATAATCCGTGCCGCCGTCCCCCTTGACCTCCAGAAGCGTCCCGCCGGACTCGGCGTCGGTCTTCAGGGTTCTCACGGCGAGGGGGTCGTCGCCCTTGCCGCCTCTGACCCGGAACGGCTGGAGGACGGACACGAAACTGCTCGAGAGGTCCTCGCCGGAGTTGCGGAGCAGCACGAACTTAAGGCTCTCGGGGTGATCCGCTCGTCTCGGCGGCCTGCCGTCGGCGACGACCGCCTCGTTCATGGCCTGCCTGGGGAAGATCGCGTGGATGCCGGAGTCAGCGCCGGTCCAGGTCGCGCTCCACGTGCCGCTCGGCCGCCCGCGCTGGACGTTGTAGAGATACGAGAGGCTTCCACCGACGTAGCTGTGGAAGGAGCGCGTCTTTCCGGGCTTCTCGAGCTCCGGGTCGTCGTAGAGGTAGCTGTAAGGCACGTCCTCGCCCGCGAGGGTTCCCTTGGTCTGAACATCGGTGAGGCCGATGCCCTGCGTGGTGAACTTGCCGTCGAAGCCGTGCA
Coding sequences within it:
- the larA gene encoding nickel-dependent lactate racemase; the protein is MRIDFPYYQGIPPLEVPYRNLIGIYEPPCVEATAPETALIHRAFDNPIGRPPIRRAASDARNALVITDDYTRNTPVRPILDRLMAELEAAGVPADRTTILVALGTHRTMTDSEMETRFGEEIVRRYRIVNHEWRNEDQLVALGATETGIPIRVNRLVEDVDFIFGIGQIVPHRVAGFSGGGKIIQPGICGAETTAETHWRSALYPGGEILGVADNPIRQGIEQVAAHVGLSAIANAVCDADGRLIDLFVGDPVAAHRAGARLSSRIYGFELPEPADVLLIDSYPMDIELWQAAKALYAGELALKKDGVAILVSPCPEGVSRTHGLILSEGYRPSQETISLVESGRIPDKIVASHLVRVGRVIRDNGSAGILVSPGISAEHKERLGFLHASTPHEALGLALDIKGRDASVMVIRRGGTSLPLLPDKP
- a CDS encoding DUF362 domain-containing protein, whose protein sequence is MTKTTRREFLKQAAIGGTLIAGLPGLAEAAESIATPRTRVVIAKSTAMLDGDAVNQKEIERVLAQAMAKLTSKSATAAWKSLFKPDDVVGIKINGLFGPSVSTRPEFVNAVIAGLGSAGVKPDNIIVWDRATRDLEKCGFKPNKTGPGVIYFSDDGDWGKDVQNGSFHGQVSKVFDRITALINMPLAKHHGGPGLSCALKNHYGSFHNPGQHHGNGCDPYLADLNAIPQIKDKTRLIVADLLRPQADGGPQRRPEAQWDYHSLMVGTDPVAADLQAYQIIEARRKEVGMQSVAQKVEKTLASAAARGVGTNDPSKIEVIRI
- a CDS encoding Gfo/Idh/MocA family oxidoreductase, producing the protein MSKSNWQNLSALVIGFGSIGRRHARILGEIGLSDIRVCDLSPELLAQARDEFGVRRTFTSLEVGLASRPDTVFICSPTALHVEQAVQSMRAGAHVFAEKPLSTSTDGVAQMESLARDLGRTVMVGHCFRFHEGLRRAKGWLDEGRIGRLISVRASVGEYIPDVMPNYRSMYISKYNGAYELMHDIDLAVWYAAQRPFGVFGIDGRFSDVGMESPDLVEMLIRFENRCVANVHLDFFQRVRRRQIELLGAEGTIIVEFASWDRCRLSVYESRTGEWRHEEMPTDRDDMFRAEDLAFLESVADGLPVPVTIADGLLAVQVMNAAQESARTGMAVGLDSVPDG
- a CDS encoding SDR family oxidoreductase, whose protein sequence is MGFPTIQQLFDLTGRVGFITGGARNLGFDMALALAEAGADVCITSRKIEDALESAERIGRATERRVLPVQLDVKSEPEIEAAVAACLAEFGRIDVLINNAGNVISTPENAPLEKRSRENWQHTIDVNLTGVFLCTKHVVGKYMMEARTGSIINIGSIAGMIGKDRRVYDGTPMGGVTMDYSAAKGGVINLTRDMACYLAPYNIRVNCISPGGFWRNQPEAFVKAFSETIPMRRMGEDGKELKGAAVFFASDASSYCTGQNLAIDGGLTAW